Proteins found in one Thermaerobacter subterraneus DSM 13965 genomic segment:
- a CDS encoding ABC transporter ATP-binding protein, with protein MSTQEAPRRHGPQDAKAEPAGPALGGHAAAGGGESDRSGPRGHEAGGGEPGGRDGRGEPAIVTRRLRRLYGRVEALVGIDMVVPQGAIYGFIGPNGAGKTTCLRILAGLLDPSGGEARVCGVDVTRRRSELAGVIGYMPDFFGVYDDLTVTEYLDFYAACYGLRGPAARRRRDALLELVDLAGKAGEPVNGLSRGMKQRLGLARALIHDPQVLLLDEPASGLDPAARIEFRELMKELAAMGKTLVVSSHILSELADFCTHIGILHRGRLLVSGTMDQVLAAVRRRSARFHLLVPPQDDPEAVAARARQVLASLPAVTRVEMEPAAAGASRVEGVLDFAGGPATLATANARLVEAGLMVSHLAELGGSLEEAFLHAVETLAGGSAGPTGPGGQDEAGRPGGGRGEAGGGEAGGGEGAGRRAEPLGPVASGARSWRPWRRRGRGGGGSAR; from the coding sequence GTGAGCACCCAGGAAGCGCCGCGGCGGCACGGTCCGCAGGACGCCAAGGCCGAGCCCGCCGGGCCGGCGCTCGGCGGTCATGCAGCCGCCGGCGGTGGCGAGTCCGATCGCAGCGGGCCCCGCGGCCATGAAGCCGGTGGCGGCGAGCCCGGGGGGAGGGATGGCCGGGGGGAGCCCGCCATCGTCACCCGCCGCCTGCGCCGGCTGTACGGTCGGGTCGAGGCCCTGGTGGGCATCGACATGGTGGTGCCCCAGGGGGCGATCTACGGGTTCATCGGTCCCAACGGCGCCGGCAAGACCACCTGCCTCCGCATCCTGGCGGGCCTGCTCGACCCTTCGGGCGGCGAGGCCCGGGTGTGCGGGGTCGACGTGACCCGCCGGCGCAGCGAGCTGGCGGGCGTCATCGGCTACATGCCGGACTTCTTCGGGGTGTACGACGACCTCACCGTCACGGAGTACCTGGATTTCTACGCCGCCTGTTACGGCCTGCGGGGTCCGGCGGCCCGGCGCCGCCGCGATGCCCTGCTGGAGCTGGTCGACCTGGCGGGCAAGGCAGGCGAGCCCGTCAACGGCCTGTCCCGGGGCATGAAGCAGCGCCTGGGCCTGGCCCGCGCCCTGATCCACGACCCCCAGGTCCTTCTCCTGGACGAACCGGCCAGCGGCCTGGACCCGGCCGCCCGCATCGAGTTCCGCGAGCTCATGAAGGAGCTGGCGGCCATGGGCAAGACTCTGGTGGTCAGCTCCCACATCCTGAGCGAGCTAGCCGACTTCTGCACCCACATCGGCATCCTCCACCGGGGCCGGCTGCTGGTCTCGGGCACCATGGACCAGGTGCTGGCCGCCGTGCGGCGGCGGTCGGCCCGGTTCCACCTGCTGGTTCCGCCCCAGGACGACCCCGAGGCCGTGGCGGCCCGGGCCCGCCAAGTCCTGGCCAGCCTGCCGGCGGTGACCAGGGTGGAGATGGAGCCCGCCGCTGCAGGGGCCTCGCGGGTCGAGGGCGTGCTGGACTTCGCCGGCGGACCGGCCACCCTGGCCACCGCCAACGCCCGGCTGGTGGAGGCGGGTCTGATGGTCAGCCACCTGGCCGAGCTGGGCGGCAGCCTGGAAGAGGCCTTCCTCCATGCCGTCGAAACCCTGGCGGGCGGCTCTGCCGGGCCCACCGGCCCTGGCGGTCAGGATGAAGCCGGCCGGCCGGGGGGCGGGCGGGGGGAAGCCGGCGGCGGGGAGGCCGGCGGCGGGGAGGGGGCCGGCAGGCGGGCGGAACCCCTGGGACCCGTGGCCTCAGGGGCGCGGAGCTGGCGGCCTTGGCGACGGCGTGGAAGGGGAGGTGGCGGCAGTGCCCGCTAA
- a CDS encoding amidohydrolase translates to MNPPSSPGPSGPVPSHKAASPAQPARYFYNGRIFTADPDQPEADAMVVANGRILWIGRQTDANPGTGVERVDLQGRRVIPGIIDAHMHPLFLAETAQQIACLPPAARSVGDIIEAVRRRRQQLGREAGRPAPGSGHAGSSGPLPWILGWGYDEGKLAEGRAPTRRDLDRGASDVPVVLTRICYHVVAVNSKALELAGITRETPDPPGGRIDRDEHGEPTGILRESARYLVLERIPTPPPAAWAQMLADLSPFLFARGITGITDMMARRRPVDDLALYQDAHARGLRQRVVLYYLWEHLRDEPASALRPEALPGPGQPVAAGGIKVFADGSISGRTAWVDPPFSASGAPSPEDSGLSMTSAAELLEAAAAARRLGVQLAVHAMGNRAIDLVVNTLARLPGRPDGPGWLDGGPSIRLEHATLASPAAMAVAARAGIAFVPQPIFLFAEVESYLSNLGPERASRAYALRSMLAAGVQVAMSSDAPATSWADPASPFANLKMAVTRRASHGMVLGPDEAIPLDVALTLYTREAARVTRIPGTGQLKAGFAADFVVLDRDVLAAGPDTAAELDAVRVLATYLDGERVYEA, encoded by the coding sequence ATGAACCCGCCCTCGAGCCCAGGGCCATCCGGCCCCGTTCCGTCTCATAAGGCCGCCAGCCCAGCCCAGCCCGCCCGCTACTTCTACAACGGGCGCATCTTCACCGCCGACCCGGACCAGCCCGAGGCCGACGCCATGGTCGTGGCCAACGGCCGGATCCTCTGGATCGGCCGGCAAACGGACGCCAACCCCGGCACCGGCGTGGAACGGGTCGACCTGCAGGGTCGCCGGGTGATCCCGGGCATCATCGATGCCCACATGCATCCCCTGTTCCTTGCCGAAACCGCCCAGCAGATTGCCTGCCTGCCTCCGGCCGCCCGTTCGGTCGGCGACATCATCGAGGCCGTGCGGCGAAGGCGGCAGCAGCTCGGCCGGGAGGCCGGGCGGCCCGCGCCCGGATCCGGCCACGCCGGTTCGTCCGGTCCCCTGCCCTGGATCCTGGGCTGGGGCTACGACGAGGGCAAGCTGGCCGAGGGCCGGGCCCCCACCCGCCGGGATCTGGACCGGGGGGCCTCCGATGTCCCCGTGGTCTTGACCCGCATCTGCTACCACGTGGTGGCGGTGAACAGCAAGGCCCTGGAGCTGGCGGGGATCACCCGCGAGACGCCGGACCCGCCGGGTGGCCGGATCGACCGGGACGAACACGGCGAGCCCACCGGCATCCTGCGGGAGTCGGCCCGGTACCTGGTCCTGGAGCGCATCCCCACCCCGCCCCCCGCGGCGTGGGCCCAGATGCTGGCCGACCTCAGTCCCTTCCTCTTCGCCCGGGGCATCACCGGGATCACCGACATGATGGCCCGGCGCCGGCCGGTGGACGACCTGGCCCTTTACCAGGACGCCCACGCCCGCGGCTTGCGGCAGCGGGTGGTGCTCTACTACCTGTGGGAGCACCTCCGCGATGAGCCTGCCTCCGCCCTCCGGCCGGAGGCGCTGCCGGGGCCCGGCCAGCCGGTGGCTGCCGGTGGCATCAAGGTCTTTGCCGACGGGAGCATCTCCGGCCGCACCGCGTGGGTCGACCCGCCCTTCAGCGCTTCGGGCGCCCCCTCCCCCGAGGATTCCGGCCTGTCCATGACCTCCGCGGCCGAGCTTCTGGAAGCGGCAGCCGCGGCCCGCCGGCTCGGGGTGCAGCTGGCCGTCCATGCCATGGGCAACCGGGCCATCGACCTGGTGGTGAACACCCTGGCCCGCCTGCCGGGCCGGCCGGACGGCCCGGGCTGGCTGGACGGCGGCCCCTCCATCCGCCTGGAGCACGCCACCCTGGCTTCCCCCGCAGCCATGGCGGTAGCGGCCCGGGCGGGCATCGCCTTCGTCCCCCAGCCCATCTTCCTGTTCGCGGAGGTCGAAAGCTACCTGAGCAACCTGGGCCCGGAACGGGCGTCGCGGGCCTACGCCCTCCGGTCCATGCTTGCAGCCGGGGTGCAGGTGGCCATGTCATCGGACGCCCCGGCCACCTCCTGGGCCGACCCGGCCAGCCCCTTCGCCAACCTCAAGATGGCCGTCACCCGGCGTGCATCCCACGGGATGGTGCTGGGTCCGGACGAGGCGATCCCCCTGGATGTGGCCCTGACCCTGTATACCCGGGAGGCGGCCCGGGTCACCCGGATCCCTGGCACCGGCCAGCTCAAAGCCGGCTTTGCGGCGGATTTCGTGGTCCTGGATCGGGACGTGCTGGCGGCCGGACCGGACACCGCCGCGGAGCTCGACGCGGTGCGGGTGCTGGCCACGTACCTGGACGGCGAGCGGGTCTACGAAGCTTAG
- a CDS encoding acyl-CoA dehydrogenase family protein gives MQQQSYAYGLNHWDVNPDLRQVLACNWPEYTSHQADSPRFGELPGRDVREVAYHLEVLTVSRLANAIAGIGIARKAHLEVLERVRRRRSFVRPLVDHPPIRRDLTAMAARLAGGLVPGFHAARRFQGAWEERPPYSPGTTMPASCPS, from the coding sequence GTGCAGCAACAATCCTACGCCTATGGCCTGAATCACTGGGACGTGAATCCAGACCTGCGGCAGGTCCTGGCCTGCAACTGGCCCGAATACACCAGCCACCAGGCCGATTCGCCGCGGTTCGGGGAGCTGCCGGGCCGCGACGTCCGCGAGGTCGCCTACCACTTGGAGGTCCTCACCGTATCCCGGCTGGCCAACGCCATCGCCGGCATCGGCATCGCCCGCAAGGCACACCTGGAGGTGCTCGAGCGGGTGCGCCGGCGCCGGTCCTTCGTCCGGCCCCTGGTGGACCACCCCCCGATCCGGCGAGACCTGACCGCCATGGCCGCCCGCCTGGCCGGAGGACTGGTGCCAGGCTTCCATGCGGCCCGCCGCTTCCAGGGGGCGTGGGAAGAGCGTCCTCCCTACTCTCCCGGTACCACCATGCCCGCTTCCTGTCCCAGCTGA
- a CDS encoding DUF2726 domain-containing protein, protein MKPWIMLVIVLAVAMLALVRLRERTPARKLPFQRVASLLTPAEKQFVQVLDQVAGGRYRVLSKVRFADLFTIQASGKDWWQAFGRISNKHIDFVLADPTSWAPLLAIELDDSSHSRPQRRQRDELVDQICRAGGLPLLRIPVRKRLSPEEVGAEIARQISSSEGLPTPADPHAVTAAQAETAASSDAPTAGRRR, encoded by the coding sequence GTGAAGCCGTGGATCATGCTGGTCATTGTGCTTGCCGTGGCGATGCTGGCCTTGGTCCGGCTGCGGGAAAGGACCCCGGCTCGCAAGCTACCGTTTCAAAGGGTCGCGTCGTTGCTCACCCCTGCGGAAAAGCAGTTCGTCCAGGTGCTGGACCAGGTCGCAGGCGGTCGTTACCGGGTGCTGTCCAAGGTGCGCTTTGCCGACCTGTTCACCATTCAGGCGTCGGGGAAAGACTGGTGGCAAGCCTTTGGTCGTATCAGCAACAAGCATATCGACTTCGTCCTCGCCGACCCGACCTCCTGGGCACCGCTGCTGGCCATCGAACTGGATGACTCGTCCCACAGCCGGCCCCAGCGCCGCCAGCGGGACGAGCTCGTAGACCAGATCTGCCGGGCAGGCGGCCTGCCCCTGCTGAGGATTCCGGTACGGAAGCGCTTGAGTCCCGAAGAGGTCGGCGCGGAGATCGCCCGGCAGATCAGTTCATCCGAGGGGCTTCCCACCCCGGCAGATCCCCACGCGGTGACGGCAGCACAGGCGGAGACTGCTGCGTCGTCGGACGCTCCAACCGCCGGTCGTCGCCGGTAA
- the tnpB gene encoding IS607 family element RNA-guided endonuclease TnpB, producing the protein MRVLQAYRFALDPTPRQERALASHVGARRFAFNWGLVLVKERLAARDRGEDVEVPWTLPALRREWNRQKHLVAPWWRENSKEAYSSGLDGLARALQNWSKSRKGERKGRRVGFPRFRKKGRGRESVRFTTGAIRVDDQSHVVLPRIGRVKTHEPATALLRRIEAGTARILSATVAREGGRWFVSFTCEVERPPGRPRFPWKVVGVDAGVKHLAVLSTGEVWPNPRPLEKALRKIARWNRALARRQKGSRGWQKARRRLARLHARARNLRQDALHKLTHHLASTYGVVVVEQLHVAGMLKNRRLARVLADAALAEIRRQLSYKCPWHGAVLVEAPPFDPSSKRCSRCGAVKPSLPLSQRVFRCEECGLVLDRDENAARNLAALAAAVAGSGPETENARGRDGRPAARQAIPEEAGNRHRRMAG; encoded by the coding sequence GTGCGTGTGTTGCAGGCGTACCGCTTTGCCCTCGACCCCACACCCCGCCAGGAACGGGCGCTGGCCTCCCACGTGGGCGCCCGCCGCTTTGCCTTCAACTGGGGTTTGGTGCTGGTGAAGGAACGGTTGGCCGCCCGCGACCGGGGCGAGGATGTGGAGGTGCCATGGACCCTTCCGGCCCTGCGGCGGGAGTGGAACCGGCAAAAGCACCTCGTCGCCCCCTGGTGGCGGGAGAACTCGAAGGAAGCCTATTCCTCCGGGCTGGACGGGCTGGCCCGGGCCCTGCAGAACTGGTCCAAAAGCCGCAAGGGTGAACGCAAGGGGCGCCGGGTGGGGTTCCCCCGGTTCCGGAAGAAGGGCCGAGGGCGGGAGTCGGTGCGGTTCACCACCGGCGCGATCCGGGTGGACGACCAAAGCCACGTCGTCCTGCCCCGGATCGGGCGGGTGAAGACCCACGAGCCGGCCACGGCCCTGCTCCGGCGCATCGAAGCGGGAACGGCTCGCATCCTGTCCGCCACGGTCGCCCGGGAAGGGGGCCGGTGGTTCGTCAGCTTCACCTGCGAGGTGGAACGGCCGCCGGGCCGGCCCCGGTTCCCCTGGAAGGTCGTCGGCGTCGATGCGGGCGTCAAGCACCTGGCGGTCCTTTCGACGGGCGAGGTGTGGCCGAACCCGCGGCCGCTTGAGAAAGCCCTCCGGAAGATCGCCCGGTGGAACCGCGCCCTGGCCCGCCGCCAGAAGGGCAGCCGGGGGTGGCAAAAGGCCCGCCGCCGGCTGGCCCGGCTCCATGCGCGGGCCCGGAACCTCCGCCAGGATGCCCTTCACAAGCTGACACACCACCTCGCGAGCACCTACGGCGTGGTGGTGGTTGAACAACTGCACGTGGCGGGCATGCTGAAGAACCGGCGGCTGGCCCGGGTGCTGGCCGATGCGGCCCTGGCGGAGATCCGCCGCCAGCTCAGCTACAAGTGTCCCTGGCACGGGGCGGTCCTGGTCGAAGCGCCGCCCTTCGATCCCAGCAGCAAGCGTTGTTCCCGGTGCGGTGCGGTCAAGCCGTCGCTGCCGCTTTCGCAGCGCGTTTTCCGCTGTGAGGAATGCGGGCTCGTGCTCGACCGGGACGAAAACGCAGCCCGCAATCTCGCGGCCCTGGCGGCCGCTGTCGCCGGGAGTGGTCCGGAGACGGAAAACGCCCGTGGACGGGATGGAAGACCTGCCGCAAGGCAGGCGATCCCGGAGGAAGCGGGAAACCGGCACCGGCGCATGGCCGGGTAA
- a CDS encoding AMP-binding protein codes for MGAYVSGGVVMEPPRVGDLLARAALLYPDKVAVVDGPRRFTYRDLNRRVNALAHALSGLGVRKGDRVAILMPNRCEFLEVLFAAAKLGAIAVPINLRLAPPEVQFILSDSGACVLYYDALLEPLARHAVAGTAVRARVEARDGPVAGTNPPASAESQPLQYEALLEPHLPAAGEPEAQVSFFDPHLMMYTSGTTGRPKGAVLTHSNSVWNAVNMLLNEEGLETRDVVLTVAPMFHIGGLSVYTLPALFKGCTVVLERQFDPRRTLELVERERITVLFLVPAMWQALMWLPGFDRYDLASLRSLVSGGAPCPLTVIQFFQSRGFRFLEGLRTANAFLIISRPTSSNLRISSLRSSAALFDTEHMF; via the coding sequence ATGGGGGCGTACGTGTCGGGTGGGGTGGTCATGGAGCCGCCCCGGGTGGGCGACCTGCTCGCCCGGGCGGCCCTGCTGTACCCGGACAAGGTGGCGGTGGTCGACGGGCCCCGGCGCTTCACTTACCGCGACCTGAACCGCCGGGTCAACGCCCTGGCCCACGCCCTGTCTGGGCTGGGGGTGAGGAAGGGCGACCGGGTGGCCATCCTGATGCCCAACCGCTGCGAGTTCCTGGAGGTGCTCTTTGCCGCCGCCAAGCTGGGCGCCATTGCCGTGCCCATCAACCTGCGGCTGGCGCCGCCGGAGGTCCAGTTCATCCTGTCGGACTCGGGGGCTTGCGTGCTGTACTACGACGCTCTCCTCGAGCCGCTTGCCCGGCACGCCGTAGCCGGCACGGCGGTCCGGGCCCGGGTCGAGGCAAGGGACGGCCCCGTCGCCGGCACGAACCCGCCCGCTTCGGCCGAGAGCCAGCCGTTGCAGTATGAGGCCCTCCTGGAACCCCACTTGCCGGCCGCCGGCGAGCCTGAAGCCCAGGTCAGCTTTTTTGACCCGCATCTCATGATGTACACCTCCGGCACCACCGGGCGGCCCAAGGGGGCGGTCCTTACCCACAGCAACTCGGTGTGGAACGCCGTGAACATGCTCCTCAACGAGGAAGGACTGGAGACCCGGGACGTGGTGCTGACGGTGGCACCCATGTTCCACATCGGCGGGCTGAGCGTCTACACCCTGCCGGCCCTGTTCAAGGGCTGCACGGTGGTGCTAGAGCGCCAGTTCGACCCGCGGCGGACCCTGGAGCTGGTAGAACGGGAACGGATCACGGTGCTGTTCCTGGTGCCGGCCATGTGGCAGGCCTTGATGTGGCTTCCCGGCTTCGATCGCTACGACCTGGCCAGCCTGCGGAGCCTGGTCTCCGGAGGTGCCCCCTGCCCGCTCACCGTGATCCAGTTCTTCCAGTCCCGCGGCTTCCGCTTCCTCGAGGGGCTGAGAACAGCTAATGCGTTTCTTATCATTTCTCGCCCAACGTCATCAAATCTTCGCATCTCCTCCCTTCGCTCCTCGGCCGCACTCTTTGACACGGAACATATGTTCTGA
- a CDS encoding acyl-CoA carboxylase subunit beta, producing MSGGGHEAVEREARILQELARIKRGGPERGHEKQREAGKLFVRDRLRLFFDDGEPYTEFGEFARAGDPELPADGVVTGTGRIGGRLVFFAANDYTVKAGSIGRYHGEKLIRTQEAAMRARRPILYLVDSSGARIDEAGGYHVDRYSGGRLFYYHSIMSGVVPQIGVLYGSCFAGTAYTPVFCDFVIMMAGSAMAIASPRMVQMVTGEKVSPEELGGARMHATVSGSADFVARSEEEAADLVKRLLSYLPDNCDERPPRGEPRPPARDPAEIDAIIPQDPNQPYDVRRLIEAIVDEGSFLEVKAAYAGELVTGFARIDGRVVGIVANQPAVRGGAIFPESSDKGAEFVWICDAYNIPLLYLCDTPGFMAGSAVERAGILRRGRKFIFATSSATVPKVCVVVRKAYGAGIYAMAGPAYNPDVTLALPSAEIAVMGPEAAINAVYFNRLQAIPDPAERARVVAALRAEYRKGYEITRLAAEMVVDDLIPPRDLRREVSRYFEQFENREVQLPRRKHATILS from the coding sequence ATGAGCGGAGGAGGTCACGAGGCGGTGGAACGGGAGGCCCGCATCCTTCAGGAGCTCGCACGCATCAAGCGCGGGGGTCCCGAACGAGGCCACGAGAAGCAGCGGGAGGCGGGCAAGCTCTTCGTCCGCGACCGGCTGCGCCTGTTCTTCGACGACGGCGAGCCCTATACCGAGTTCGGCGAGTTCGCCAGGGCCGGCGATCCCGAGCTGCCGGCCGACGGGGTGGTGACCGGCACCGGGCGGATCGGCGGGCGGCTGGTGTTCTTCGCCGCCAACGACTACACGGTGAAGGCCGGCTCCATCGGCCGCTACCACGGCGAAAAGCTCATCCGCACCCAGGAGGCCGCCATGCGGGCACGGCGGCCCATCCTCTACCTGGTCGACTCCTCGGGGGCGCGGATCGACGAGGCGGGCGGCTACCACGTCGACCGCTACAGCGGCGGCCGGCTGTTCTACTACCACAGCATCATGTCCGGTGTCGTGCCCCAGATCGGGGTGCTGTACGGGTCGTGCTTCGCCGGGACCGCCTACACCCCTGTGTTCTGCGACTTCGTCATCATGATGGCCGGCTCCGCCATGGCCATTGCCTCCCCCCGCATGGTGCAGATGGTGACGGGGGAGAAGGTCTCGCCGGAAGAACTGGGCGGCGCCCGCATGCACGCCACGGTCAGCGGCTCGGCAGACTTTGTCGCCCGGTCGGAGGAAGAGGCAGCGGATCTGGTCAAGCGGCTCCTCTCCTACCTGCCCGACAACTGCGACGAGCGCCCGCCCCGGGGCGAACCGCGGCCGCCGGCCCGGGATCCTGCGGAGATCGACGCCATCATCCCCCAGGATCCCAACCAGCCCTACGATGTACGGCGCCTGATCGAAGCCATCGTGGATGAAGGAAGCTTTCTTGAGGTCAAGGCGGCCTACGCCGGCGAGCTGGTGACGGGCTTCGCCCGCATCGACGGCCGGGTGGTGGGGATCGTCGCCAACCAGCCGGCGGTGCGGGGCGGGGCCATCTTCCCCGAGTCGTCGGACAAGGGGGCCGAGTTCGTCTGGATCTGCGACGCCTACAACATCCCCCTGCTGTATCTCTGCGACACGCCGGGGTTCATGGCCGGGTCGGCGGTGGAACGGGCGGGGATCCTGCGGCGCGGGCGCAAGTTCATCTTCGCCACCTCGTCGGCCACGGTGCCCAAGGTGTGCGTGGTGGTGCGGAAGGCCTACGGAGCGGGGATCTACGCCATGGCCGGGCCTGCCTACAATCCCGACGTGACCCTGGCCCTGCCCTCGGCGGAGATCGCCGTGATGGGCCCGGAAGCGGCCATCAATGCGGTCTACTTCAACCGCCTGCAGGCCATCCCCGACCCCGCCGAGCGGGCCCGGGTGGTGGCCGCCCTGCGGGCGGAGTACCGCAAGGGCTACGAGATCACCAGGCTGGCGGCGGAGATGGTGGTCGACGACCTGATCCCGCCGCGGGACCTGCGCCGGGAGGTGAGCCGCTACTTCGAGCAGTTCGAGAACCGGGAGGTACAGCTGCCGAGGCGCAAGCACGCCACCATCCTGAGTTGA
- a CDS encoding SDR family oxidoreductase — protein sequence MSFAGKVALVTGASRGIGEAVARTLGGEGATVFVHYKQRGEDARRVAEAIARDGGRGIPVRADLEDPQAVAAMMDRIREEAGVLDILVANAAATAFKPLLAVGPHNIQRTFAITVQAFIQMVQAAVPLMQGREGKIVAVSGYDSIRFIPGHGILGAAKAAMESLVRYLAVELAPLGINVNAVCPGPVETDSARFYAGDRWHEVAARLVAATPRKRVATPEDVARIIRFLCTGDAGWLCGQTLVCDGGLTLDGGATLFGMA from the coding sequence ATGAGCTTTGCCGGCAAGGTGGCCCTGGTGACCGGCGCCTCCCGCGGCATCGGCGAGGCGGTGGCCCGCACCCTGGGTGGCGAGGGAGCCACGGTCTTCGTCCACTACAAGCAGCGAGGGGAGGACGCCCGCCGGGTGGCCGAGGCCATCGCCCGGGACGGGGGGCGCGGCATCCCGGTCCGGGCGGACCTGGAAGACCCCCAGGCAGTGGCGGCCATGATGGACCGCATCCGGGAGGAGGCCGGGGTCCTGGACATCCTGGTGGCCAATGCCGCCGCCACGGCCTTCAAGCCCCTCCTGGCCGTGGGGCCGCACAACATCCAGCGGACCTTTGCCATCACCGTCCAGGCCTTCATCCAGATGGTCCAGGCGGCGGTCCCCCTCATGCAGGGGCGGGAGGGGAAGATCGTCGCCGTGTCGGGATACGACAGCATCCGGTTCATCCCCGGCCACGGCATCCTGGGGGCGGCCAAGGCGGCCATGGAATCTTTGGTCCGCTACCTGGCGGTGGAACTGGCCCCCCTGGGCATCAACGTGAACGCCGTCTGTCCCGGGCCGGTGGAGACCGACTCCGCCCGCTTTTACGCGGGGGACCGCTGGCACGAGGTGGCGGCCCGGCTGGTGGCCGCCACCCCGCGCAAGCGGGTGGCCACCCCCGAGGACGTGGCCCGTATCATCCGGTTCCTCTGCACCGGCGACGCGGGCTGGCTCTGCGGCCAGACCCTGGTGTGCGACGGCGGCCTGACGCTGGACGGGGGCGCCACGCTGTTCGGCATGGCATGA
- a CDS encoding acyl-CoA dehydrogenase family protein: MQATHLNLLDLGDEYRQVVEITRDLIRRLEPQRSEFLRQIFEEQRFPEAMWEQMAEAGLLGLLIPEEYGGTGLGLLAMALVMEELASAGYGNALVVVTSMDTTAILRGGSEEQKQRWLPRIADGTLKLAFAITEPESGTNSFRMKTEARKEGGVYRLRGEKGWITGADVADMILVVARTIPYAVLKEQGLPRTYGLGLFLVDRRAPGLHLYPMNTAGIEGYRQFRLVFDDVEVPADHLIGAEHMGAQVLFSALNPERILAAATGVGLAEHVLRRAAEYARQRKVFGDRPIGSYQAVQHPLARIRVMQEAARLLTYRAAQAFDRQVSPERVGTWANMAKYLASETAIEAVDRAIQTFGGQGFVRENQLIHLWTSARLLRTAPINNEMVLNFIAEHELELPRSY, translated from the coding sequence GTGCAGGCAACCCATCTCAACCTGCTGGATCTGGGGGACGAGTACCGCCAGGTGGTGGAGATCACCCGCGACCTGATCCGGCGCCTCGAACCCCAGCGCAGCGAGTTCCTCCGCCAGATCTTCGAGGAGCAGCGCTTCCCCGAGGCCATGTGGGAGCAGATGGCCGAGGCGGGCCTGCTGGGCCTGCTGATCCCCGAGGAGTACGGCGGCACCGGCCTGGGCCTGCTCGCCATGGCGCTGGTGATGGAAGAACTGGCCAGCGCCGGCTACGGCAACGCCCTGGTGGTCGTCACCAGCATGGACACCACCGCCATCCTCCGCGGGGGCAGCGAGGAACAGAAGCAGCGGTGGCTGCCCCGCATCGCCGACGGCACCCTCAAGCTGGCCTTTGCCATCACCGAGCCCGAGAGCGGCACCAACAGCTTCCGCATGAAGACCGAGGCCCGCAAGGAGGGCGGGGTCTACCGGCTGCGGGGCGAAAAGGGCTGGATCACCGGGGCCGACGTGGCCGACATGATCCTGGTGGTGGCCCGGACCATCCCCTATGCCGTCCTGAAGGAACAGGGCCTGCCCCGGACCTACGGCCTGGGCCTGTTCCTGGTGGACCGCCGCGCCCCCGGCCTGCACCTGTATCCCATGAACACCGCCGGGATCGAGGGCTACCGCCAGTTCCGCCTGGTGTTCGACGACGTGGAGGTGCCCGCCGACCACCTGATCGGCGCCGAGCACATGGGCGCCCAGGTGCTGTTCTCCGCCCTGAATCCCGAGCGCATCCTGGCCGCCGCCACGGGCGTCGGGCTGGCCGAGCACGTGCTGCGGCGGGCTGCCGAGTATGCTCGCCAGCGCAAGGTGTTCGGCGACCGGCCCATCGGCTCGTACCAGGCGGTCCAGCACCCCCTGGCGCGGATCCGGGTGATGCAGGAGGCGGCCAGGCTGCTCACCTACAGGGCCGCCCAGGCCTTCGACCGGCAGGTCTCGCCGGAGCGGGTGGGCACCTGGGCCAACATGGCCAAGTACCTGGCGTCGGAGACGGCCATCGAGGCCGTCGACCGGGCCATCCAGACCTTCGGCGGGCAGGGGTTCGTCAGGGAGAACCAGCTGATCCACCTGTGGACCTCGGCGCGGCTGCTGCGGACGGCACCCATCAACAACGAGATGGTGCTCAACTTCATCGCCGAGCACGAGCTGGAGCTGCCGCGCTCGTATTGA
- a CDS encoding AtuA-related protein, whose protein sequence is MARVALRGYCQVRSGDKGDTLDLTVFAPNDGFYRALEEQLTPAAVLEHFRGLARGPAEVYPLPRVRGIKIVLRNALGGGGPASLRLDAQGKSLAAAMLRMTVEVPDEVLAATPFMRPPRAVLQAPGE, encoded by the coding sequence ATGGCACGGGTCGCCCTAAGGGGCTACTGCCAGGTCCGCTCGGGGGACAAGGGCGACACCCTTGACCTGACGGTGTTCGCCCCCAATGACGGGTTCTACAGGGCGCTGGAAGAGCAACTGACACCGGCGGCGGTGCTGGAGCACTTCCGGGGTCTGGCCCGGGGACCGGCCGAAGTCTACCCCCTGCCCCGGGTGCGGGGTATCAAGATCGTCCTGCGCAACGCCCTGGGGGGCGGCGGGCCGGCCTCCCTGCGCCTCGATGCCCAGGGCAAGTCCCTGGCCGCCGCCATGCTGCGGATGACCGTGGAGGTTCCCGACGAGGTGCTGGCGGCTACCCCCTTCATGCGCCCGCCGCGGGCGGTCCTGCAGGCACCCGGGGAATAG